Proteins encoded by one window of Methanomassiliicoccales archaeon:
- a CDS encoding DUF308 domain-containing protein, translating to MKHWSWRILFGFVAVLFGVIALAVPKMTGEAVVYVFGLLLLFSSIFMLASGLLAKDTQNRRLLMLLEGLVTLTIGLLFIFWTSASLVVMVYLLAAWMLIFGILELLVGVTLPKNIAWIFGKNSKMLLFIGGLLSVIVGVLLFAFPGDGIIAVVWVVGIYAVVIGMLNLIGGMMGATST from the coding sequence ATGAAGCATTGGTCTTGGAGGATTCTGTTCGGCTTCGTAGCGGTGCTCTTCGGCGTCATCGCATTGGCGGTGCCGAAGATGACCGGGGAAGCGGTGGTCTATGTATTCGGATTGCTCCTGCTGTTCTCCAGCATATTCATGCTGGCTAGCGGCCTGTTGGCCAAGGACACGCAGAATAGGCGCTTGCTCATGCTCCTCGAGGGATTGGTCACTTTGACCATCGGTCTGCTCTTCATCTTCTGGACCTCGGCATCGTTGGTAGTGATGGTCTACCTGCTGGCGGCCTGGATGTTGATCTTCGGCATACTTGAGCTCCTGGTGGGTGTCACCCTGCCCAAGAATATCGCCTGGATCTTCGGCAAGAACTCCAAGATGCTCCTGTTCATCGGAGGCTTGCTTTCCGTTATCGTGGGAGTGCTGCTCTTCGCCTTCCCGGGGGACGGCATCATAGCGGTGGTCTGGGTGGTAGGCATCTACGCCGTCGTCATCGGCATGCTCAACCTCATCGGCGGGATGATGGGCGCCACCTCGACATAA
- a CDS encoding glutamate-5-semialdehyde dehydrogenase, with amino-acid sequence MATVREAAEKSKRASFRLQSVPLERRNEALRAIANALRSARSKIVEANRQDLKDAQAAGLASALIKRLRYDAGKVQESMQSLASLEEQEDPIGRVLSRTELDRGLVLEKVSCPIGVIGVVFESRPDALVQISSLCLKSGNAVLLKGGSEASRTNEVLTNCMSSAILTVDKRFEDAVQLLSTREEFRELLRHDDLIDLIIPRGSNELVRSIQSSTKIPVLGHAAGICHTYVDEDAELEMAMRICYDAKVQYPAVCNAMETLLVHKDIAISFLPKMAARYEEAGVELRGDDATLAIIDEKPASEEDWSAEYNDLILSVKVVSSLEAAVDHINRYGSHHTDAIITSNEGKARKFMQEVDSSSVMWNCSTRFADGYRYGLGAEVGISTNKTHARGPVGLEGLTIYKWKLSGTGQIVADYVGEKGKRFTHRRLS; translated from the coding sequence ATGGCGACGGTCAGAGAGGCGGCGGAGAAGAGCAAGCGGGCTTCCTTCAGATTGCAGAGCGTTCCCCTAGAGAGGAGGAACGAGGCCCTGAGGGCGATAGCCAATGCCTTGCGGTCCGCGCGATCGAAGATCGTGGAAGCGAACCGGCAGGACCTCAAGGACGCTCAAGCCGCTGGACTGGCCAGTGCCCTGATTAAACGCCTGAGATACGACGCCGGGAAGGTGCAGGAGTCGATGCAGTCGCTTGCTTCCCTCGAAGAACAGGAGGACCCGATCGGCCGAGTGCTCTCGCGGACCGAATTGGACCGGGGATTGGTGCTGGAGAAGGTCTCCTGTCCCATAGGCGTCATCGGGGTGGTATTCGAATCCCGCCCCGATGCTCTGGTCCAGATCTCTTCCTTGTGCCTGAAGTCCGGGAACGCCGTCCTGCTGAAGGGCGGTTCCGAGGCTAGCCGCACCAATGAGGTTCTGACCAACTGCATGTCATCTGCCATACTCACAGTGGACAAGAGGTTCGAGGACGCGGTGCAACTGCTCTCCACCAGGGAGGAGTTCCGAGAACTGCTCAGGCACGACGACCTCATCGATCTGATCATTCCCAGGGGCTCGAACGAGCTCGTCCGCTCCATCCAATCCTCGACCAAGATACCGGTCCTGGGACATGCGGCTGGCATCTGCCACACCTACGTGGACGAGGACGCGGAACTGGAAATGGCCATGCGAATCTGCTACGATGCCAAGGTGCAGTATCCGGCGGTCTGCAACGCCATGGAAACGCTCCTGGTGCACAAGGACATTGCCATATCCTTCCTGCCAAAGATGGCGGCCAGATATGAGGAGGCCGGGGTCGAGCTGCGCGGTGATGATGCCACCCTGGCCATAATCGATGAGAAGCCGGCGTCCGAGGAGGACTGGTCCGCAGAGTACAACGACCTAATCCTGAGCGTGAAGGTGGTGAGCTCGCTGGAAGCGGCGGTGGACCACATCAATCGGTACGGCTCGCATCATACGGACGCCATAATCACCTCCAATGAAGGCAAGGCGCGCAAGTTCATGCAGGAGGTCGATTCCTCTTCGGTCATGTGGAACTGCTCCACCCGCTTCGCCGACGGCTATCGCTACGGCTTGGGGGCGGAGGTGGGGATATCCACCAACAAGACGCACGCCCGCGGCCCGGTAGGCCTGGAGGGGCTGACCATCTACAAGTGGAAGCTCTCCGGGACTGGCCAGATAGTGGCCGATTACGTGGGCGAGAAGGGGAAGAGGTTCACGCACCGCCGGTTATCGTGA